A window from Ignavibacteriota bacterium encodes these proteins:
- a CDS encoding insulinase family protein, producing MKSKLILMFLLSVTLIFAQARKIEFTEYDLDNGLHVILHQDKTTPIVAVSIMYHVGSKNEDPERTGFAHFFEHLMFEGSANIPRGQFDKIMESAGGTNNANTSQDRTYYYEILPSNQLELGLWIESERLLHAKIDSIGVETQRKVVKEEKKQRYENQPYGSVIEETFKRAYKVHPYTWLPIGSAQYIDQATIQEFRDFYKTFYVPENATLVIAGDIEIEKTKELIKKYFADIPKSKKIVPRPNVTEPPLTVEVRDTVYDNIQLPLVLQAYRIPALGTEDFYSLEMLTTLLASGESSRLQKAVVDQKQKAMNVGAFPFSLEDSGLFITYGISNMGITADDLEAAMQEELDKSIKEKISEIEFQKLRNQIENDFVSGNSTVAGIANNLATYNVLYGNTELINSEIDNYMKVTIDDIQNVAQKYLTKENRVLLYYLPKSAQQ from the coding sequence ATGAAATCAAAATTAATTTTAATGTTTTTGCTTTCCGTAACTTTAATTTTTGCTCAAGCAAGAAAAATTGAATTTACCGAATATGATCTTGATAATGGATTGCATGTAATTTTACATCAAGATAAAACAACGCCAATTGTGGCTGTTTCAATTATGTATCATGTCGGATCAAAAAATGAAGATCCCGAAAGAACCGGATTTGCGCATTTTTTTGAGCACTTAATGTTTGAAGGTTCTGCCAACATTCCTCGTGGACAATTTGATAAAATTATGGAAAGTGCCGGCGGAACAAATAATGCAAACACTTCTCAAGACAGAACTTATTATTATGAAATTCTTCCATCTAACCAATTGGAATTAGGATTGTGGATTGAATCAGAAAGATTATTACATGCAAAAATTGATTCTATTGGGGTTGAAACACAGAGAAAAGTTGTAAAGGAAGAAAAAAAACAACGATATGAAAACCAGCCTTACGGTTCTGTAATTGAAGAAACTTTTAAAAGAGCTTACAAAGTACATCCATATACGTGGCTGCCGATTGGCTCTGCACAGTATATTGATCAAGCAACAATTCAAGAATTTAGAGATTTTTATAAAACATTTTATGTCCCTGAAAATGCAACTTTAGTAATTGCCGGTGATATTGAAATTGAAAAAACAAAAGAATTAATTAAAAAATATTTTGCAGATATCCCAAAATCTAAAAAAATTGTTCCCAGACCAAATGTAACCGAACCACCTTTAACTGTTGAAGTTAGAGATACAGTTTATGATAATATTCAGCTTCCGCTAGTTCTTCAAGCATATAGAATTCCAGCTTTAGGTACGGAAGATTTTTATTCATTAGAAATGTTAACAACACTTTTAGCTTCCGGGGAAAGTTCACGTTTGCAAAAAGCTGTAGTTGATCAAAAACAAAAAGCCATGAATGTTGGAGCTTTTCCATTTTCATTAGAAGATTCCGGACTATTCATAACATACGGAATAAGCAATATGGGAATTACAGCAGATGATTTAGAAGCTGCAATGCAAGAAGAATTAGATAAATCAATTAAAGAAAAAATTAGCGAAATTGAATTTCAAAAATTGCGAAATCAAATTGAAAATGATTTTGTAAGCGGAAATTCTACAGTTGCGGGAATTGCAAATAATTTAGCAACATATAATGTTCTTTATGGAAATACCGAGTTAATAAATTCTGAAATTGATAATTATATGAAAGTTACAATTGATGATATCCAAAATGTTGCACAAAAATATTTAACAAAAGAAAATAGAGTTTTACTTTATTATTTACCAAAATCAGCTCAACAATAA
- a CDS encoding insulinase family protein: MKFKIVILFILFGVLSLVAQVDRTVQPKPGPAPEINMGEYQSFTLDNGLKVFVIENHKLPKINFNLISDRDPILEKENTGYIELAGQLLRRGTLTRSKEKIDEEIDFIGANLNTSGSSISGSSLTKHFDKLMEIFSDVLLNSDFKQDELDKLKKQMLSGLAASKEDPEAIASNLRSVLTYGADHPYGEVMTEQSVNSISLDMCKNYYKKFFKPNIGYLVFVGDINLKEAKKISEKFLSKWEKGIVENFSYPTPKAPLVTKVGISNRDASVQSVVNVTYPVELEKNSPDLIKASVMSAVLGGTFSARLNQNLREKHGYTYGTGSSLNSDKVIGNFNASATVRNSVTDSAITEIFNELKKLRNEKVPELELERIKSYLNGSFSRSLENPQTIARFALNIAMYNLPKDYYKNYLKNLSLVTAEDVQEMAKKYLKPSNAQIIVVGNAKEVAENLKKFSISGKVQYYDIYGKEYDPNVKKVEEGITAENIIEKFIEATGGREKISAVTDKIVEYKGVVQGMNIKLTMAQKAPNKLFQELDFSVGKQTTVFDGEKGKVEGMGQVQNLEGEMLEELKFQAILNSFLDYAKNNVKIELDGIETINGKDAYKIISTIPSGKKSTQYYDKETSLKIREVNSVTSPQGTFTQTIDLDDYRDVDGMKHPFKLAQTLGPQSINLEVTSVKTNSGLSDSMFEVK, from the coding sequence ATGAAATTTAAAATTGTAATTTTATTTATTCTTTTTGGAGTGTTAAGCTTGGTCGCCCAAGTTGATAGAACAGTTCAGCCAAAACCGGGACCGGCACCGGAAATAAATATGGGTGAATATCAATCATTCACTTTGGATAATGGTTTAAAAGTATTTGTAATCGAAAATCACAAACTTCCCAAAATTAATTTCAACTTAATTAGTGATCGAGATCCTATTTTAGAAAAGGAAAATACCGGTTATATTGAATTAGCCGGACAACTTTTAAGAAGAGGAACATTAACTCGATCAAAAGAAAAAATTGATGAAGAGATTGATTTTATTGGAGCAAACCTAAATACTTCGGGTTCAAGTATTTCCGGTTCATCACTTACAAAACATTTTGATAAGTTGATGGAAATATTTTCCGATGTACTTTTAAATTCGGATTTCAAGCAAGACGAATTAGATAAACTTAAAAAGCAAATGCTTTCCGGTTTAGCTGCATCCAAAGAAGATCCTGAAGCAATCGCATCAAATTTAAGAAGTGTTTTAACTTATGGCGCCGATCATCCATATGGAGAAGTAATGACGGAACAATCAGTTAATTCAATTTCTTTAGATATGTGCAAAAATTATTATAAGAAATTTTTTAAACCAAATATTGGATATTTAGTATTTGTCGGTGATATAAATTTAAAAGAAGCAAAAAAAATTAGTGAAAAGTTTTTAAGTAAATGGGAAAAGGGAATTGTTGAAAATTTTTCTTATCCAACTCCAAAAGCTCCGTTAGTTACAAAAGTTGGAATTTCAAATCGTGATGCTTCGGTTCAATCTGTTGTGAATGTAACTTATCCCGTTGAGTTAGAAAAAAATAGTCCGGATTTAATAAAAGCATCCGTAATGAGTGCAGTTTTAGGCGGAACATTTTCTGCAAGATTAAATCAAAATTTGCGCGAAAAACACGGCTACACTTATGGTACCGGAAGTTCTTTAAATTCCGATAAAGTTATTGGTAATTTTAATGCTTCGGCGACAGTTAGAAACTCAGTAACAGATAGCGCAATTACAGAAATTTTTAATGAATTGAAAAAATTACGAAATGAAAAAGTTCCGGAATTAGAACTTGAAAGAATTAAAAGTTATTTAAATGGAAGTTTTTCTCGATCACTTGAAAATCCGCAAACCATTGCGCGCTTTGCATTAAATATTGCAATGTATAATCTTCCAAAAGATTATTATAAAAATTATCTTAAAAATTTAAGCTTAGTAACTGCTGAAGATGTTCAAGAAATGGCAAAAAAATATTTGAAACCAAGTAATGCGCAAATAATTGTAGTTGGAAACGCAAAAGAAGTTGCAGAAAATTTAAAGAAATTCAGCATAAGCGGAAAAGTTCAATATTATGATATTTATGGAAAAGAATACGATCCAAATGTTAAGAAAGTTGAAGAAGGAATTACTGCCGAAAATATTATTGAAAAATTTATTGAAGCAACCGGCGGAAGAGAAAAAATTTCTGCCGTTACAGATAAAATAGTTGAATACAAAGGCGTTGTTCAAGGAATGAATATAAAATTGACAATGGCTCAAAAAGCTCCGAATAAACTTTTTCAAGAATTAGATTTTTCTGTCGGAAAACAAACAACAGTTTTTGATGGAGAAAAAGGAAAAGTAGAAGGAATGGGACAAGTGCAAAATTTGGAAGGTGAAATGCTTGAAGAACTGAAATTCCAAGCAATCTTAAATTCGTTTTTAGATTATGCAAAAAATAATGTTAAAATTGAACTTGACGGAATTGAAACAATAAACGGAAAAGATGCTTATAAAATTATTTCAACAATTCCATCCGGAAAAAAATCAACGCAATATTATGATAAAGAAACTAGTCTGAAAATTCGTGAAGTTAACAGTGTAACTTCGCCGCAAGGAACTTTTACACAAACAATTGATTTGGATGATTATAGAGATGTTGATGGAATGAAACATCCGTTTAAACTTGCGCAGACATTAGGACCGCAATCAATTAATTTGGAAGTAACATCGGTAAAGACCAATTCTGGATTGAGTGATTCAATGTTTGAAGTAAAATAA